Proteins from a genomic interval of Equus quagga isolate Etosha38 chromosome 13, UCLA_HA_Equagga_1.0, whole genome shotgun sequence:
- the ELK4 gene encoding ETS domain-containing protein Elk-4, which translates to MDSAITLWQFLLQLLQKPQNKHMICWTSNDGEFKLLQAEEVARLWGIRKNKPNMNYDKLSRALRYYYVKNIIKKVNGQKFVYKFVSYPEILKMDPMTVGRTEGECDMLSFSEVSSSSKDMESGGKEKPPPPGAKTSSRNDYIHSGLYSSFTLNSLNSSHKKLFKSIKIENPAEKLAEKKSPQEPTPSVIKFVTTPSKKPPVEPVAAAVSSGPSISPSSEETVQALETLASPRLPSLEAPTSASSATTAFPTTPPLSSMSPSLQDPPRTPSPPLSSNPDIDTDIDSVASQPMELAENLSLEPKDEGSFLPEKDKTNSSSRSKKPKGLELAPALVITGSDPSPLGILSPSLPTASLTPALFSQTPILLTPSPLLSSIHFWSTLSPVAPLSPARLQGANTLFQFPSVLNSHGPLTLSGLDGPSTPGPFSPDLQKT; encoded by the exons ATGGACAGTGCTATCACTCTGTGGCagttcctcctccagctcctccagaaGCCTCAGAACAAGCACATGATCTGCTGGACGTCTAATGATGGGGAGTTCAAGCTTCTGCAGGCGGAAGAGGTGGCTCGCCTCTGGGGCATTCGAAAGAACAAGCCTAATATGAACTATGACAAACTCAGCCGAGCCCTCAGATACTACTACGTAAAG AATATCATTAAAAAAGTGAATGGTCAGAAGTTTGTGTACAAGTTTGTGTCTTACCCAGAGATTTTGAAGATGGACCCCATGACAGTGGGCAGGACTGAGGGAGAGTGCgacatgctcagcttcagtgaGGTCAGCAGCAGCTCCAAAGACATGGAGAGTGGGGGAAAAGAGAAGCCGCCTCCCCCTGGAGCCAAGACCTCCAGCCGCAACGACTACATACACTCTGGCTTATATTCTTCATTTACTCTTAACTCTCTGAACTCCTCCCATAAGAAGCTTTTCAAATCTATAAAGATTGAGAATCCAGCTGAGAAACTGGCCGAGAAAAAATCCCCTCAGGAGCCAACGCCATCTGTCATCAAATTTGTAACAACACCTTCCAAAAAGCCACCAGTTGAACCTGTTGCTGCCGCCGTTTCTTCTGGCCCGAGTATCTCTCCATCTTCTGAAGAAACCGTCCAAGCATTGGAGACTTTGGCTTCCCCCAGACTGCCTTCCCtggaggcccccacctctgcctccagtGCAACCACCGCTTTTCCCACCACGCCTCCTCTTTCCTCCATGTCCCCGTCTTTGCAAGATCCTCCAAGAACACCTTCCCCACCGCTGAGTTCTAACCCAGACATTGACACAGACATCGATTCGGTGGCTTCTCAGCCAATGGAACTTGCAGAGAACTTGTCACTGGAGCCTAAAGATGAGGGTTCATTTTTGCCAGAAAAGGACAAAACAAATAGTTCATCAAGATCCAAGAAACCTAAAGGGTTAGAGCTGGCCCCAGCCCTTGTGATCACAGGCAGTGACCCAAGCCCACTGGGAATATTAAGCCCCTCTCTGCCTACAGCTTCTCTCACACCAGCACTATTTTCACAG ACACCCATCTTACTGACTCCGAGCCCCTTACTCTCCAGTATCCACTTTTGGAGCACTCTCAGCCCTGTTGCTCCCCTGAGTCCAGCCAGACTGCAAGGTGCTAACACGCTTTTCCAG tttccttctgtaCTGAACAGTCATGGGCCGCTCACTCTTTCTGGCCTGGATGGACCTTCCACCCCTGGCCCATTTTCCCCAGATCTACAGAAAACATAA